In the Paramormyrops kingsleyae isolate MSU_618 chromosome 6, PKINGS_0.4, whole genome shotgun sequence genome, one interval contains:
- the actr5 gene encoding actin-related protein 5: MMAKPPAMSKVFTFKDYRSVADQIYEITSECVHPCPVPIVIDNGSFQTRAGWACPGDSLSAPRLQFKSVAARSRGAARSETQIGNDISNLEPLRWLLKSQFDRNVVVNFEIQELMFDYVFMHLGIGTSGRVEHPVVLTEAPCNPLYCRQMMSELLFECYGVPEVSYGVDSLYSFYHNNNLRGLVSSNTGVVISSGYHCSHILPVINGRLDAGNCKRVNIGGSHVASYLQRLLQLKYPAHAAAVTVGRMEELLHEHSYVALDYQHELEKWRSVEFYEHEVHRMQLPFSGKLLGGTLSAEERQERRVQQLRRLQEINARRREEKLQQDQERLDKLLAVQELLEDGLLEQFHRSLMELNMDSAEELQSYICKLSLAVEHGKQRILQSENPELEQPLDEAENSAEMDPDFSEDNTEGEKPSSMVQPAFNMAEYHQMFVGTERLRVPEVVFQPSLIGDEQMGLMETLQFVLDRYSLEQQEALVRNVFLTGGNMLYPGMKERVERELLAMRPFQSHFQVNMASNPSLDAWCGAREWALQNPLGGSGWITRQDYEEKGGEYLSEHCASNVFLPIRIAKALPRVAEPVAAPAAAAAVSETPTEPPPAQS; this comes from the exons ATGATGGCGAAGCCTCCTGCTATGAGTAAAGTGTTTACTTTTAAAGATTATAGATCAGTAGCCGACCAAATTTACGAAATAACTTCAGAATGCGTACACCCATGTCCAGTTCCTATAGTTATCGACAACGGCTCCTTCCAAACAAGAGCCGGCTGGGCTTGCCCGGGGGACTCCCTCTCCGCGCCGCGGCTGCAGTTTAAGTCCGTCGCTGCGAGAAGCCGTGGGGCAGCCCGGAGTGAAACTCAGATCGGTAACGACATCTCCAACCTCGAGCCGCTGCGTTGGCTTTTGAAGAGTCAGTTCGATCGAAATGTTGTTGTTAACTTCGAAATCCAGGAGCTTATGTTTGATTATGTTTTTATGCACCTGGGAATTGGTACCTCG GGGAGAGTGGAACATCCCGTCGTACTTACAGAGGCTCCCTGCAACCCGCTCTACTGCCGGCAAATGATGTCAGAGTTACTCTTTGAATGTTACGGGGTGCCAGAGGTTTCTTATGGTGTCGACAGTCTGTACAGCTTCTACCACAATAATAATCTGCGTGGCCTGGTTTCGTCAAATACAGGCGTGGTCATCTCCTCTGGTTACCACTGTTCTCACATCTTGCCTGTAATCAATGGCAG ACTTGATGCAGGAAACTGCAAGCGTGTGAACATTGGCGGCAGCCACGTGGCCTCGTACCTGCAGCGCCTCCTGCAGCTGAAATATCCCGCACATGCAGCGGCTGTGACCGTTGGCCGAATGGAGGAACTTCTGCATGAGCACAGCTATGTTGCCCTTGACTACCAGCATG AGCTGGAGAAGTGGCGCAGTGTGGAGTTCTACGAGCATGAGGTCCATCGCATGCAGCTGCCCTTCTCCGGCAAGCTGCTTGGCGGCACCCTGAGTGCGGAGGAGCGTCAGGAGAGGCGGGTGCAGCAACTGCGTCGGCTGCAGGAGATCAACGCCCGCCGGCGGGaggagaagctgcagcaggaccAGGAGAGGCTGGACAAACTGCTGGCAGTGCAG GAGCTCCTGGAAGATGGCCTCCTTGAGCAGTTCCACCGGAGCCTCATGGAGCTGAACATGGACTCTGCAGAGGAGCTGCAGTCCTACATCTGCAAGCTGAGCCTGGCTGTGGAGCACGGCAAGCAGCGGATTCTGCAGAGCGAG AACCCTGAGCTGGAGCAGCCTCTCGACGAGGCTGAAAACAGTGCCGAAATGGACCCAGATTTCAGCGAAGACAACACAGAGGGAGAGAAGCCATCTAGCATGGTGCAG CCCGCCTTCAACATGGCAGAATACCACCAGATGTTCGTCGGCACGGAGAGGCTGCGTGTCCCCGAGGTCGTCTTTCAGCCGTCGCTGATCGGGGACGAGCAGATGGGCCTCATGGAGACTCTGCAGTTTGTCTTGGACAG GTACAGTTTAGAACAGCAGGAGGCGCTAGTGCGCAATGTTTTTCTCACCGGAGGGAACATGCTGTATCCTGGCATGAAGGAGCGGGTGGAGAGGGAGCTGCTAGCGATGAGGCCCTTCCAGTCCCACTTTCAG GTGAATATGGCGTCCAACCCCAGCCTGGACGCCTGGTGTGGAGCGCGTGAATGGGCCCTGCAGAATCCCTTGGGGGGCTCAGGCTGGATCACTCGGCAGGATTATGAGGAAAAGGGGGGAGAGTACCTCAGTGAGCACTGTGCTTCCAATGTCTTCCTGCCCATAAGAATAGCCAAAGCTCTACCGCGAGTAGCCGAGCCTGTCGCTGCCCCCGCAGCTGCCGCGGCTGTCAGTGAGACCCCCACAGAGCCTCCCCCTGCTCAGTCCTGA
- the ndufa4l2a gene encoding NADH dehydrogenase [ubiquinone] 1 alpha subcomplex subunit 4-like 2, which translates to MLRMMFQQLKKHPALIPQFFFLVLGMGGASLYLARLAKGPHVSWCHKTNPEPWNQVSPTYQYKFVAIETDYKNLKKEGPDF; encoded by the exons ATGCTTAGAATGATGTTccagcaattaaaaaaacaccctgCT CTCATCCCCCAGTTTTTCTTCTTGGTATTGGGAATGGGCGGGGCCTCCCTCTATCTCGCACGCCTTGCCAAGGGCCCCCATGTTAG CTGGTGCCACAAGACCAACCCAGAGCCCTGGAATCAGGTCAGCCCTACCTACCAATACAAG TTTGTCGCCATTGAGACCGACTACAAGAATCTGAAGAAGGAGGGCCCTGACTTCTGA